From Magnetococcales bacterium, the proteins below share one genomic window:
- a CDS encoding class I SAM-dependent methyltransferase: protein MLPDPRSIHRFFSGLSEVCPVSRLSHVHLIHWSTEPPSPLDPLQEAGFCGTVVAARTSLADAIRHHHPGLSVKLDDHPTAHEPSEHLLMELPQGREAARLAIETALSSLAPEGRLWLFGERESGIRSLSKRFSDTETALCKGHLRLHTLTPESRALPEKGQSAPFRPEADGFAYIKHDGLRLAVKPGIFSWRAIDAATLLLLDAIREAPGARVLDWGCGSGVLGATLAQRFPETRVTLSDDLITATACARRTVEINGLSDRCEVVTEDGIGPVLGKKKFDAIVTNPPFHRGVRTDHEATLHFLAAAAALLAPGGTLWLVGNRFMDYGTLLKEHLGEAKEFDGDDSFTVWRGVKSALNPRQKSPHTRHLTSTREDSPRNPFRNMPSGRWIGMDELS from the coding sequence GTGCTGCCCGATCCCCGTTCCATTCATCGTTTCTTTTCGGGATTGTCCGAAGTCTGCCCGGTCTCCCGGTTGAGCCATGTCCATCTGATCCACTGGTCCACCGAGCCGCCCTCGCCCCTGGATCCCCTGCAAGAGGCGGGATTTTGCGGCACCGTGGTGGCGGCGCGGACCTCGCTGGCCGACGCCATCCGTCACCACCATCCGGGTCTGAGCGTCAAGCTCGACGACCATCCCACGGCCCACGAACCGTCGGAACACCTGCTGATGGAACTGCCCCAAGGCCGGGAGGCGGCCCGACTGGCCATCGAGACCGCCTTGTCATCCCTCGCCCCCGAAGGACGGCTTTGGCTGTTCGGCGAACGGGAATCCGGCATCCGTTCCCTGTCCAAACGCTTTTCCGACACCGAAACCGCCTTGTGCAAAGGCCATCTGCGACTGCACACCCTTACCCCGGAGAGCCGGGCACTGCCGGAAAAAGGTCAGTCCGCCCCCTTCCGGCCCGAAGCCGACGGTTTTGCCTATATCAAGCATGACGGCCTGCGCCTCGCGGTCAAGCCGGGAATCTTCTCCTGGCGCGCCATCGACGCAGCCACGCTGCTGCTGCTCGACGCCATCCGTGAGGCGCCCGGCGCCCGCGTTCTGGATTGGGGGTGCGGTTCCGGCGTGCTGGGAGCCACCCTGGCCCAACGTTTCCCGGAAACCCGCGTCACCTTAAGCGATGACCTGATCACCGCCACCGCCTGCGCCCGGCGCACCGTGGAGATCAACGGCTTAAGCGACCGCTGCGAGGTGGTCACCGAAGATGGCATCGGTCCGGTGCTGGGCAAAAAGAAATTCGACGCCATCGTCACCAATCCCCCGTTTCACCGCGGGGTACGCACCGATCACGAGGCCACCTTGCATTTTCTCGCCGCCGCCGCCGCCCTGCTGGCTCCGGGTGGAACCTTGTGGCTGGTGGGCAACCGCTTCATGGATTACGGCACCTTGCTGAAAGAACACCTGGGAGAGGCGAAAGAATTCGACGGAGACGACTCCTTCACCGTCTGGCGCGGAGTCAAAAGCGCCCTCAACCCCCGACAAAAATCCCCACACACCCGCCATTTGACCAGCACACGGGAAGACTCCCCCCGGAATCCCTTCCGGAACATGCCCTCAGGCCGCTGGATCGGAATGGATGAGTTGTCGTAA
- a CDS encoding AAA family ATPase has product MYILSLIGYSGFPVFDTNKNRIPFSPWGQADKTVLRKLAINGFKTITQAELEFGRVNLFIGANGSGKSNILEAIGVLSASLSRDITEAELQRKGVRLSVPTLFKSAFKNQALKSNFGFEAAMDDDVKYNVRITAGEEYQSLRFFSEEILHDSVSYLGRSNRGIKLLGVEKERADVSPERGLWDRFQEVIDVPPELSAQLNTLAKFCIYAPQTSFLRGVEIESLPVKPVGLLGGGLPQAALTVLNQFHKSKDRESRDRVSLMREILGLIWMPGWASEFAVKQSLADQVSSQVKTGNETLYFKDRFMRRKRDTLSAYDSSEGTLFLLFLAVVLLHAEAPKIFALDNVDNALNPSATRAFLEKLIAVTCEKKFQASGIGPQQVFLTSHNPTSLDAFDLFNEEQRIFVVSREPRTGFTKIERLQPRPGMMPEEWIEIARGKNLSEMWISGLIPNALGSSL; this is encoded by the coding sequence TTGTACATCCTGTCCCTGATTGGGTATTCTGGATTCCCGGTTTTTGATACGAACAAGAACCGGATTCCATTCTCTCCTTGGGGTCAAGCGGATAAAACGGTGTTAAGAAAGCTTGCCATCAACGGTTTCAAGACTATTACCCAGGCCGAACTGGAGTTTGGACGGGTTAATCTGTTCATTGGTGCGAACGGATCAGGAAAATCCAATATCCTGGAGGCCATTGGCGTATTGAGCGCTTCCTTGAGTCGTGACATTACCGAAGCGGAATTGCAACGTAAGGGCGTGCGGCTTTCGGTGCCAACTTTGTTCAAATCGGCTTTCAAAAATCAGGCCTTGAAAAGCAATTTCGGATTTGAAGCCGCAATGGATGATGATGTGAAATACAATGTCCGCATCACTGCGGGGGAAGAATACCAGTCTTTGCGTTTTTTTAGTGAAGAGATTCTGCATGATTCGGTCAGTTATCTGGGACGCAGCAATCGTGGCATCAAGCTGCTTGGGGTTGAAAAAGAACGTGCGGACGTATCCCCTGAGCGTGGTTTATGGGACCGGTTTCAAGAGGTCATCGATGTTCCCCCCGAATTGTCAGCCCAATTGAACACCCTGGCCAAATTTTGTATCTATGCTCCTCAGACCTCGTTTTTGCGGGGTGTGGAAATCGAATCCTTGCCTGTGAAACCTGTTGGATTGTTGGGCGGGGGATTGCCTCAGGCGGCTTTGACGGTTTTGAACCAATTCCATAAATCGAAGGATCGTGAATCGAGAGATCGTGTATCCCTTATGAGGGAGATTCTTGGATTGATCTGGATGCCTGGATGGGCCAGTGAGTTTGCTGTAAAACAATCTCTTGCGGATCAGGTCTCTTCTCAGGTCAAAACAGGAAATGAAACGTTATATTTCAAAGATCGTTTCATGAGGCGTAAACGAGACACACTGTCCGCTTATGACAGCAGCGAAGGTACACTTTTTTTGTTGTTTCTGGCTGTAGTGCTGTTGCATGCGGAAGCCCCCAAGATCTTTGCCCTCGACAATGTGGACAATGCCTTGAATCCGTCGGCCACACGGGCATTTCTGGAAAAATTGATCGCCGTAACCTGCGAAAAGAAATTCCAGGCAAGCGGCATCGGACCGCAACAGGTTTTTCTCACCAGTCACAATCCCACCTCGTTGGATGCGTTTGACCTGTTCAATGAAGAACAACGCATTTTCGTGGTCAGTCGTGAGCCACGTACCGGTTTCACGAAAATCGAGCGGTTGCAGCCCCGTCCGGGTATGATGCCGGAAGAGTGGATCGAAATCGCACGCGGCAAGAATTTGTCGGAAATGTGGATCAGTGGTTTGATCCCCAATGCCTTGGGATCGTCCCTGTGA
- a CDS encoding MarR family transcriptional regulator, with the protein MDTFIQRIIAAHRDHWSEAFDPVLLPFTLTLHRAHGVMYGQACGVMERFGLSPAEFDVLASLRRSPEPYELTPSQLRQTLLITSGGLTKVLHQLEGRGLIVRLTVSGDRRVKPVRLAPAALPLIGRALEAVMHHAGERILAHLTPEEIRSMTGLLARLAGDEGGSVGVVDQSV; encoded by the coding sequence ATGGATACCTTTATACAGCGCATCATCGCGGCCCATCGGGACCATTGGTCCGAGGCGTTCGATCCGGTCTTGTTGCCCTTTACCCTGACCTTGCATCGCGCCCACGGGGTGATGTATGGCCAGGCCTGCGGGGTGATGGAGCGGTTCGGCCTGAGTCCGGCGGAGTTCGACGTGCTGGCCAGTCTGCGCCGTTCCCCGGAGCCTTATGAATTGACCCCTTCGCAACTGCGTCAAACCCTGCTGATCACCTCGGGGGGGTTGACCAAGGTGCTGCATCAACTGGAAGGGCGGGGTTTGATCGTGCGTTTGACGGTCAGCGGGGATCGTCGGGTCAAGCCGGTGCGTCTGGCCCCTGCGGCTTTGCCGTTGATCGGTCGGGCCTTGGAAGCGGTGATGCACCATGCCGGGGAGCGGATTCTCGCACACCTGACCCCGGAGGAGATCCGGAGCATGACCGGGTTGCTGGCGCGGTTGGCGGGGGATGAGGGGGGGAGCGTGGGGGTGGTAGATCAGAGTGTGTAG
- a CDS encoding efflux transporter outer membrane subunit: MSPLRPSLAILFSTACLWGCALVGMDYRRPEAVNPPTGWHAALPHAGSGARMTSWWEQFQDQTLTRLIQATLEQHPSLNAAQGAIEAARAALTYQQSADQPQARSAAQLQRAGNSPNPTIISSTSRSVAVDASWELDLFGRVKRATEGAEAKVAARQAEWHGLKISLASETASLYNDHRACTRLRDSLQEEVESRRASAQITRVATRAGLIAPADEAMVQARVADAQARLAAQEAECALSVKGLVALTGLDEPRLRAFLQEAGHRPLVAPPLAVTTLPARLLAQRPDLAAAEQELVSANAEIGVAEGARYPRFSLLGAVGAGVVTMGSVSQPNRPWNFGPALSLPLLDGGAIEAGVRAARARHTMALANYRRGVQEAVREVESALVNLEAVRLRVQETRASARGAAAYRKAAEENLRTGGISRLALEEARRQHLEAERTVIQLEGREVQQWINLYKSLGGGWESDTPSPQPDQDPA; this comes from the coding sequence GTGTCACCCTTGCGTCCCTCGCTGGCCATTCTGTTTTCGACCGCCTGTCTGTGGGGATGCGCGCTGGTGGGCATGGATTATCGACGACCCGAGGCCGTGAATCCTCCCACAGGCTGGCACGCGGCCCTGCCCCACGCCGGTTCTGGGGCCAGGATGACCTCCTGGTGGGAACAATTTCAGGATCAAACCCTCACCAGACTAATCCAGGCCACCCTGGAGCAGCATCCCAGCCTGAACGCCGCTCAGGGCGCCATCGAGGCGGCCCGTGCGGCGCTGACCTATCAGCAATCCGCAGATCAACCCCAGGCCCGTTCGGCGGCACAACTGCAACGTGCGGGCAACAGCCCCAATCCCACCATTATTTCGTCCACCAGCCGGAGTGTGGCCGTGGACGCGAGTTGGGAACTGGATCTGTTCGGACGGGTCAAACGGGCCACCGAAGGGGCCGAGGCCAAGGTGGCGGCGCGGCAGGCGGAGTGGCATGGCCTGAAAATTTCGCTGGCCTCCGAAACCGCCTCGCTTTACAACGATCATCGCGCCTGCACGCGTCTGAGAGACAGCCTGCAAGAAGAGGTGGAATCCCGTCGTGCCAGCGCGCAGATCACCCGGGTGGCCACCCGGGCGGGTCTGATCGCCCCGGCGGACGAGGCGATGGTCCAGGCCCGGGTGGCCGACGCCCAGGCGCGTCTGGCGGCCCAGGAGGCGGAATGCGCCCTGTCCGTCAAGGGACTGGTGGCCCTGACCGGTCTGGATGAACCCCGGTTGCGTGCCTTCCTCCAAGAGGCTGGTCATCGTCCCCTGGTGGCCCCGCCACTGGCCGTGACCACCCTGCCTGCCCGCCTGCTGGCCCAACGCCCGGATCTGGCCGCCGCCGAACAGGAACTGGTTTCCGCCAATGCGGAGATCGGGGTGGCCGAAGGGGCCCGTTATCCGCGTTTTTCGCTGCTGGGCGCGGTGGGGGCCGGGGTGGTGACCATGGGAAGCGTCAGCCAGCCAAACCGTCCCTGGAATTTTGGTCCGGCGCTGTCGTTGCCGCTTCTGGACGGGGGAGCCATCGAGGCCGGAGTACGGGCAGCCCGAGCGCGCCACACCATGGCCCTGGCCAACTACCGTCGCGGGGTCCAGGAAGCGGTGCGGGAGGTGGAAAGCGCACTGGTCAATCTGGAGGCGGTCCGCCTTCGGGTGCAGGAAACACGGGCCTCGGCCCGCGGTGCGGCGGCCTATCGCAAGGCCGCGGAAGAGAATCTGCGTACAGGGGGGATCAGTCGTCTCGCCCTGGAAGAGGCCCGCCGACAACATCTGGAGGCGGAACGGACGGTGATCCAACTGGAAGGACGGGAGGTGCAACAATGGATCAATCTCTACAAATCCTTGGGCGGCGGCTGGGAGTCGGACACCCCCTCTCCCCAACCAGACCAGGATCCGGCATGA
- a CDS encoding efflux RND transporter periplasmic adaptor subunit has translation MRPLLPCLAALAAGCLALPFPVTPAQAADKPPAVQEERAALTVTLAKPTRENWPRTLLVSGGIFAWQEAVVASEIGGLTIVWLPVDVGSVVKRGQELARLSDEGVKATLAQQKANVAKAKAALALAKANGGRARAVEGSGAISEQQITQYLIGEESAEAELAAAKAALEHEEVRLRQTRILAADDGIISSRSATLGAVVQPGGELFRLVRQGRLEWRAEVTDGQLPLIQPGQKARIELAEGKSLEATARLVAPTLNPETRKGLVYFDLPDKGAFKSGMFSQGEIQLGESSALTLPQSAIVLYDGHAYVFELANGGDRVTRRKITTGRRVDNRVEITSGLEESARVVGSGGAFLKDGDRVRITEATP, from the coding sequence ATGAGACCCTTGCTCCCCTGTCTGGCCGCTCTCGCAGCGGGATGCCTGGCTCTGCCGTTCCCGGTCACGCCGGCCCAGGCCGCCGACAAGCCCCCGGCGGTCCAGGAGGAGCGGGCCGCCCTCACCGTGACCCTGGCCAAACCCACCCGGGAAAACTGGCCCCGGACCCTGCTGGTGAGCGGAGGGATTTTCGCTTGGCAAGAAGCGGTGGTCGCCTCGGAGATCGGGGGATTGACCATCGTCTGGCTGCCGGTGGACGTGGGCAGTGTGGTGAAACGGGGTCAGGAGCTGGCACGGCTCTCCGACGAAGGGGTCAAAGCCACTCTGGCCCAACAAAAGGCCAACGTGGCCAAGGCCAAAGCCGCCCTGGCCCTGGCCAAGGCCAACGGGGGACGGGCCAGGGCCGTGGAGGGGTCCGGGGCCATCTCCGAACAACAGATCACCCAGTATCTCATCGGCGAAGAGTCCGCCGAAGCGGAGCTGGCCGCGGCCAAGGCCGCCTTGGAACACGAAGAGGTGCGACTGCGCCAAACCCGCATCCTGGCCGCCGATGATGGCATCATTTCTTCCCGCAGCGCCACGCTGGGGGCGGTGGTCCAACCGGGAGGGGAGCTGTTCCGGCTGGTGCGCCAAGGTCGACTGGAGTGGCGGGCGGAGGTGACGGATGGTCAACTGCCGTTGATTCAACCCGGACAAAAGGCCCGCATCGAACTGGCCGAAGGCAAGTCCCTGGAAGCCACCGCACGACTGGTGGCGCCCACCCTGAACCCGGAAACCCGCAAGGGGTTGGTCTATTTTGATCTGCCGGACAAAGGAGCCTTCAAATCCGGAATGTTCTCCCAGGGGGAGATCCAATTGGGCGAGTCGAGCGCCCTGACTCTGCCCCAGTCGGCCATCGTGCTGTACGACGGTCACGCCTATGTGTTCGAGCTGGCCAACGGCGGCGACCGGGTGACCCGCCGCAAAATCACCACCGGTCGCCGGGTGGACAACCGGGTGGAGATCACCTCCGGCCTGGAGGAGAGCGCCCGGGTGGTGGGCAGTGGTGGCGCGTTTCTCAAGGATGGAGACCGGGTGCGGATAACGGAGGCCACGCCGTGA
- a CDS encoding efflux RND transporter permease subunit translates to MNFSSLSIRHPVPAILLFALLTLLGLSSFRALGIQNFPDIEVPTITVSATLEGAAPAQLETEVARKIEDAVASLGGVEHIRSTLTDGMVTIQVDFVIDKSADVALNEVRNAVDAVRSDLPQDLTTPVVSKRTTTGGVMIAFAATSSSLDAGELSWLVDNDLGKTLVAVPGVGKFSRMGGVDREIRVDLDPARMRALGVTAEEVSRMLRQTRKDASGGRGDISGNVQAIRTLAAPESLADLQNLEIPLSGGRSVALSEIATLTDGHAEPTSIALLDGERVVGFELTRSKGSSEVSVAQEVRRTVEAFAQEHPQVTIREAYNTFAPALDNFRGSMELLYEGAFLAVVVVWWFLRDGRATLISAAALPLSIIPAFLVMRLAAFSLDTLTLLALALVVGILVDDAIVEVENIVRHIKMGKTPYQAAMEAADEIGMAVIATTLTLVAVFLPTAFMGGIPGKFFRPFGMTAVAAILASLVVARLLTPMMCAHLLRPLKHEQKEGALLRGYLVSVTACLNHPRITMIASLLFLAGSLALAPLLPSGFVPAADRSQTLVTLELPPGSALDDTLAASQKTIALLKQIPDVTRIYATVGSAASGEGGPLGGGASGDTRKATLVVSLTDRTTRELKQSAIEEVLRARLRELPGIRFAISSNGPGVKLTVVLVGNEPAALSTVIDNLERELRTLKGIGNIRSNAGLERPEIHIVPDFARAADLGVSGEAISQAVRIATAGDFKMLLAKLNLPERQVPIRVRLAEGVRQDLAAIRQLPLATRTGIVPLESVATVSMQGGSSQIDRLDRMRRVSIDVELGQRVLGDVLAEVNRLPTLQKLPVGVQRPPDGDAQRMKELFGSFAGAMAIGVMCIYIVLVLLFHDFLQPVTILAALPLSLGGAFVSLLATHNAFSLPSVIGILMLMGIVTKNSILLVEYAVVARRERGLNRREALLDACRKRVRPIVMTTIAMGAGMLPVALGIGAEPSFRSPMAIVVIGGLLASTLLSLLVIPVLYGYVDNLSNIFKKTTH, encoded by the coding sequence GTGAATTTCTCGTCCCTGTCCATCCGGCATCCGGTACCGGCGATTTTGTTGTTCGCGCTGTTGACCCTGCTGGGATTGTCTTCATTCCGGGCCTTGGGGATTCAAAACTTTCCCGACATCGAAGTACCCACCATCACCGTGAGCGCCACCCTCGAAGGGGCGGCCCCGGCCCAACTCGAAACCGAAGTGGCCCGCAAGATCGAAGACGCGGTGGCCTCCCTGGGGGGGGTGGAACACATCCGCTCCACGCTGACCGACGGTATGGTGACGATCCAGGTGGATTTCGTCATCGACAAAAGCGCCGATGTGGCCCTCAACGAAGTCCGCAACGCCGTGGACGCGGTGCGCAGCGATCTGCCCCAGGATCTGACCACCCCTGTGGTTTCCAAACGCACCACCACCGGCGGCGTGATGATCGCCTTTGCCGCGACCTCCTCCAGTCTGGATGCCGGGGAACTCTCCTGGCTGGTGGACAACGATCTGGGCAAAACACTCGTGGCCGTGCCCGGAGTGGGCAAATTCAGCCGCATGGGCGGGGTGGACCGGGAAATCCGGGTGGATCTGGATCCAGCCCGCATGCGCGCCCTCGGCGTCACCGCCGAAGAAGTCTCCCGGATGCTGCGTCAGACCCGCAAAGACGCCTCCGGAGGACGGGGGGACATTTCCGGCAACGTCCAGGCCATCCGCACCCTGGCGGCTCCCGAGTCCCTGGCCGATCTTCAGAATCTGGAAATTCCACTTTCCGGGGGACGCTCCGTGGCCCTGTCGGAAATCGCCACCCTCACGGATGGCCACGCCGAACCCACCAGCATCGCCCTGCTGGACGGAGAACGGGTGGTCGGCTTCGAGCTGACCCGTTCCAAGGGGTCGAGTGAGGTCAGCGTGGCCCAGGAGGTGCGCCGCACCGTGGAGGCCTTCGCCCAGGAACACCCCCAGGTGACCATCCGGGAGGCCTACAACACCTTTGCCCCGGCCCTGGACAACTTTCGCGGCTCCATGGAACTGCTCTACGAAGGAGCATTTCTGGCGGTGGTGGTGGTCTGGTGGTTTTTGCGGGACGGACGCGCCACATTGATTTCGGCGGCGGCGCTGCCCCTGTCGATCATTCCGGCTTTTCTGGTCATGCGGCTGGCCGCTTTCAGTCTGGACACCCTCACGTTGCTGGCTTTGGCCCTGGTGGTGGGCATTTTGGTAGACGACGCCATCGTGGAGGTGGAAAACATCGTCCGCCACATCAAGATGGGCAAAACCCCCTATCAGGCGGCCATGGAGGCGGCGGATGAAATCGGCATGGCCGTCATCGCCACCACCTTGACCCTGGTGGCGGTCTTTCTGCCCACGGCTTTCATGGGGGGAATTCCGGGCAAATTTTTCCGTCCCTTCGGCATGACCGCCGTGGCGGCCATTCTCGCCTCTCTGGTGGTGGCCAGACTGCTGACCCCGATGATGTGCGCCCATCTGCTGCGCCCCTTGAAACATGAACAAAAAGAAGGGGCATTGCTGCGCGGTTATCTGGTCTCGGTGACCGCCTGTCTGAATCATCCCCGCATCACGATGATCGCCTCCCTGCTGTTTCTGGCGGGATCCCTGGCTTTGGCGCCGCTGCTGCCATCGGGCTTCGTGCCGGCGGCGGACCGCTCCCAAACCCTGGTGACCCTGGAACTGCCCCCCGGCAGCGCCCTGGACGACACCCTGGCCGCCTCCCAAAAGACCATCGCCCTGCTCAAACAGATTCCGGACGTGACCCGGATCTACGCCACGGTGGGATCGGCGGCCAGCGGCGAAGGGGGACCGCTGGGGGGAGGTGCCAGCGGCGACACCCGCAAGGCCACCTTGGTGGTCAGCCTGACGGATCGCACCACCCGTGAACTGAAACAGTCCGCCATCGAGGAGGTGTTGCGTGCGCGACTGCGGGAGCTGCCGGGCATACGTTTCGCGATCAGCTCCAACGGTCCGGGGGTCAAGCTCACGGTGGTGCTGGTGGGCAACGAACCCGCGGCCCTGTCCACGGTGATCGACAACCTGGAACGGGAGCTGCGCACCCTGAAAGGAATCGGCAACATCCGCTCCAACGCCGGTCTGGAACGTCCGGAAATTCATATCGTCCCGGATTTCGCCCGGGCCGCGGATCTCGGGGTTTCGGGGGAGGCCATCTCCCAGGCGGTACGGATCGCCACCGCCGGTGATTTCAAGATGCTGCTGGCCAAGCTCAACCTGCCGGAACGACAGGTGCCCATCCGGGTGCGGCTGGCGGAAGGGGTGCGGCAGGATCTGGCGGCCATTCGTCAACTGCCCCTGGCCACCCGTACCGGCATTGTCCCTCTGGAAAGCGTGGCCACGGTGAGCATGCAGGGAGGATCGTCACAAATCGACCGTCTGGACCGCATGCGGCGGGTCAGCATCGATGTGGAACTGGGTCAACGGGTACTCGGCGATGTGCTGGCCGAGGTCAACCGGCTGCCCACCTTGCAGAAATTGCCGGTCGGGGTCCAGCGTCCCCCGGACGGGGACGCCCAGCGCATGAAAGAGCTGTTCGGCAGTTTCGCCGGGGCCATGGCCATCGGGGTGATGTGCATCTATATCGTGCTGGTGCTGTTGTTTCACGACTTTTTGCAACCGGTGACCATTCTGGCGGCGCTGCCCTTGTCGTTGGGTGGAGCGTTCGTGTCGTTGCTGGCCACCCACAACGCCTTTTCCCTGCCTTCGGTGATTGGCATTCTGATGCTCATGGGGATTGTCACCAAGAACTCCATCTTGTTGGTGGAGTACGCGGTGGTGGCGCGGCGGGAACGGGGTTTGAACCGTCGCGAAGCCCTGCTGGATGCCTGTCGCAAACGGGTACGGCCCATTGTCATGACCACCATCGCCATGGGAGCCGGCATGTTGCCGGTGGCGTTGGGGATCGGGGCCGAGCCGAGTTTCCGGTCGCCCATGGCCATCGTGGTGATCGGCGGTCTGCTCGCCTCCACGCTGCTGTCGCTGTTGGTGATTCCGGTTTTGTACGGCTATGTGGATAATCTGTCGAATATCTTCAAAAAAACAACCCATTGA
- a CDS encoding SAM-dependent chlorinase/fluorinase — MFGSSSQPMPVVLLTDFGTSDPYVGQVKGVLTRLFPRVNVLDLFHDIPPFAIKSGAWMLERCLPHMPSPAVWLCVVDPGVGSGRRGLVVQSGGSFFIGPNNGLLTPVLTRPDARLLALDGVGDEETVSHTFHGRDLFAPAAAHLLHGRSPMELGTPLITPPVLLNDPGWRSAGYGAWRTEVVFQDRYGNLVTALPGDKLRDRSVKGWLDGVACGSLVSTFSSVPVGSAAMIIGGFGTVEVVVNQGSAAAHFDRSLGTELVIRVEEDS; from the coding sequence GTGTTTGGTTCTTCCTCTCAGCCCATGCCGGTGGTGCTTCTGACCGATTTTGGCACCTCCGATCCTTATGTCGGACAGGTCAAAGGGGTGTTGACACGCCTTTTTCCTCGGGTAAACGTGTTGGATCTGTTTCACGACATTCCACCGTTTGCCATCAAAAGTGGTGCCTGGATGCTGGAGCGTTGTCTGCCCCATATGCCATCGCCGGCGGTCTGGTTGTGCGTGGTGGATCCGGGTGTGGGCAGCGGCAGACGGGGATTGGTGGTTCAGTCCGGGGGATCGTTTTTCATCGGTCCGAACAATGGACTCCTCACCCCGGTGTTGACCCGTCCCGATGCCCGTCTGTTGGCTTTGGATGGCGTGGGGGATGAAGAGACGGTCAGTCATACCTTTCATGGGCGGGATCTGTTCGCTCCGGCGGCGGCTCATCTGTTGCATGGCCGTTCCCCCATGGAGTTGGGTACGCCGTTGATCACACCTCCGGTGTTGTTGAACGATCCGGGTTGGCGTTCGGCGGGTTACGGGGCGTGGCGTACCGAGGTGGTGTTTCAGGACCGTTACGGCAACCTCGTGACCGCGTTGCCTGGAGACAAGCTCCGGGACCGTTCGGTGAAGGGGTGGCTGGATGGGGTGGCTTGCGGTTCGTTGGTTTCGACTTTTTCGAGTGTTCCGGTGGGGTCGGCTGCGATGATCATCGGCGGTTTTGGTACCGTGGAGGTGGTGGTCAATCAGGGCAGTGCCGCGGCTCATTTCGACCGTTCGCTGGGAACCGAGTTGGTCATCCGCGTGGAAGAGGATTCGTGA
- the fliS gene encoding flagellar export chaperone FliS, with protein sequence MSYGLRSYKSSRANTASREDLLILLYEGAIRFLERSIEELSNGRLSDHKMSLRRGIAIVAELQNTLNFEKGGELAIQLFDLYGYMLDRLTQANLRKDPEFIREVIRHLNTLLDGWRDAVRQVKSEAVPPLPPFDAPQRRLEGLA encoded by the coding sequence ATGTCTTATGGCTTGCGCAGTTATAAAAGTTCCCGGGCCAATACCGCCTCCCGGGAGGACTTGCTGATCCTGCTTTACGAAGGGGCGATCCGTTTTCTGGAACGCTCCATCGAAGAGTTGAGTAACGGGCGTCTGAGCGATCATAAAATGAGCCTGCGTCGCGGCATTGCCATCGTCGCCGAATTGCAAAACACCTTGAACTTTGAAAAAGGTGGCGAGCTTGCCATTCAATTGTTCGATCTGTACGGCTACATGCTGGATCGGCTTACCCAGGCCAATCTGCGCAAGGATCCCGAGTTCATTCGCGAGGTGATCCGTCATTTGAACACGTTGCTGGACGGGTGGCGTGACGCGGTGCGTCAGGTCAAAAGCGAGGCCGTGCCTCCGCTTCCCCCCTTTGACGCCCCCCAACGCCGTCTTGAGGGACTGGCGTGA
- the fliS gene encoding flagellar export chaperone FliS codes for METPTQSVPPPPVNEENLSQLDVLVQLYEGSIQFLEQAARACEDGRVAEFKHWMQRGRRIIEEFQRTLDFSQGGQVPAQLNDLYSYMLDSLTQAGLTHESEFIYRVIEQLRILLDGWRGLQAPAVAVSMDH; via the coding sequence ATGGAAACCCCCACGCAATCCGTTCCCCCCCCTCCGGTCAACGAGGAGAATCTTTCCCAGTTGGACGTGTTGGTCCAGCTTTACGAAGGCAGCATCCAGTTTCTGGAGCAGGCCGCCAGGGCGTGCGAAGATGGTCGGGTGGCCGAGTTCAAACACTGGATGCAGCGCGGTCGCCGCATCATCGAGGAGTTTCAAAGAACCCTCGATTTCTCCCAGGGTGGACAGGTGCCGGCTCAATTGAATGATCTTTACAGCTATATGCTCGACAGTCTCACCCAGGCGGGTCTCACCCATGAGTCCGAATTCATTTACCGGGTGATCGAACAGTTGCGCATTTTGCTGGATGGCTGGCGGGGGCTTCAGGCGCCTGCGGTCGCGGTTTCCATGGACCATTGA